A portion of the Bubalus kerabau isolate K-KA32 ecotype Philippines breed swamp buffalo chromosome 1, PCC_UOA_SB_1v2, whole genome shotgun sequence genome contains these proteins:
- the LOC129642285 gene encoding S-adenosylmethionine decarboxylase proenzyme-like, with the protein MEAAHFFEGTEKLLEIWFSRQQPDANQGFGDLRTIPRSEWDILLKDVQCSIISVTKADKHEAYVLSESSMFASKRRFILKTRGTTLLLKLARDYSGFDLIQSFFYSRKNFMKPSHQGYPHRNFQEEIEFLNAIFPNGAAYCMGRMNSDCWYLYTLDFPESRKINQPDQTLEILMSELDPAVMDQFYMKDGVTAKDVTRESGIRDLIPGSVIDATMFNPCGYSMNGMKSDGTYWTIHITPEPEFSYVSFETNLSQTSYDDLIRKVVEVFKPGKFVTTLFVKQSSKCHTVLSSPQKIEGFKCLDCQSALFNDYNFVFTSFAKK; encoded by the coding sequence CAGGCAGCAACCCGACGCAAACCAAGGATTTGGGGATCTTCGCACCATCCCAAGATCCGAGTGGGACATACTTTTGAAGGATGTGCAGTGTTCAATCATAAGTGTGACAAAAGCTGACAAGCACGAAGCTTATGTACTCAGTGAGAGTAGCATGTTTGCCTCCAAGAGACGTTTCATTTTGAAGACACGTGGTACCACCCTCTTGCTGAAACTTGCTAGGGATTACAGTGGGTTTGACTTAATTCAAAGTTTCTTTTATTCTCGTAAGAATTTCATGAAGCCTTCTCACCAAGGTTACCCACACCGGAATTTCCAGGAAGAAATAGAGTTCCTTAATGCAATTTTCCCAAATGGAGCAGCATATTGTATGGGACGCATGAATTCTGACTGTTGGTACTTGTATACTTTGGATTTCCCAGAGAGTAGGAAAATCAATCAGCCAGATCAAACCCTGGAAATTCTGATGAGTGAGCTTGACCCAGCAGTTATGGACCAGTTCTACATGAAAGATGGTGTTACTGCAAAGGATGTCACTCGTGAGAGTGGAATTCGTGACCTGATACCAGGTTCTGTCATTGATGCCACAATGTTCAATCCTTGTGGGTATTCAATGAATGGGATGAAATCGGATGGAACTTATTGGACTATTCACATCACTCCAGAACCAGAATTTTCTTATGTTAGCTTTGAAACAAACTTAAGTCAGACCTCCTATGATGACCTGATCAGGAAAGTTGTGGAAGTCTTCAAGCCAGGAAAATTTGTGACCACCCTGTTTGTAAAGCAGAGTTCTAAATGTCATACAGTGCTTTCCTCACCCCAGAAGATTGAAGGTTTTAAATGTCTTGATTGCCAGAGCGCTTTGTTCAATGATTACAATTTTGTTTTTACCAGTTTTGCTAAGAAGTAG